TTTAATCTAAAACTAAAAACAAAAAAGCCTCCCTAAGGAGGCTTTAGCGTAACTTTTCGTTTCTTCTTTCTTTACGCGAAAAAGCCCCCGAACCTCAGGTGCTAAAGTAAAAAAAGAAACGAAAAATAACAGCGTGCATGTGATAACTTTC
The window above is part of the Providencia sp. R33 genome. Proteins encoded here:
- the pheM gene encoding pheST operon leader peptide PheM, producing MHAVIFRFFFYFST